The following is a genomic window from Candidatus Aramenus sp. CH1.
TCCTTATCCATAAAAACTCGCAAATAACTCGTTAAGTTTTGGCTTTATTTCCTATTATACTCATAGTTGGCTTTTATTTTCTTGATAGTGTAAGATTTGTTCGAGGAAACAATTAGCAACATTAACGAATATAATAAGAGAAAGGCCTAAAGTACTCCTGAATTTACTACTTCAGTTATCTGTAGCCGTGTGTGGACAACAATTTGGTTGTTTTGGTATTTGGTTGTTTTGATATAAAGTTGAATTTTATGGAGATAAATAAAATTGTAGCTCACACATATAGTGCCATTACATAGGTATAAAAATATCAATTACGTTCAGCCTATCGATGAATTAGATTTCACTAGATCTCTGACCTACTCCCCTCCCTGCGAGGGTTCTGCCTAGGTCTAAGGCGTTACTCCCCCTTAAGGGAGATACTCCGTGATGTGAAGAGAAAGGAAAGAGCCAAAGCGTTGACAATCTTCTTCACTCCTAGTTTCACGATGTTTAACGCTCCGCTAACGTCGCTGTGAAGTTTACGACACCCCTTGGGATTTCTGTCAACCTTAACGCCGTGATACGCGTAGAGCCGCGAAGTGTTATGCTCAATCACTAGGTACGTCTTTACGCCGTGCTCGTAAAACTTGTTCGCTAATGCGCCATCTTGCGAAAAGACCAAATTTGAAGTGAGCTTGTTACCATCCTAGAAATGAAGTAAGGATAGCCCAAGTAAACTGTGGAGACGCCGAGAGACCACAAAGAGTTAGCCAAGTGAGATGCTAAAGTTCTGTAAATGATGAAGCCTAGGTGAATCTTCGAGAAAAGCCTTTTCCTTTCCCTCAGTACTTCTTCCTTAGCGTTTAATTCATTAACCTTCTCAGCCTAGCTCTTCAGCTCGTCGAGTTCGCGATCCTCTCCTGAAAAGTAGAAGTTCGCTCTTAACTGCTGAACCCCTATAAAATAGAACAGTACGTTCTCAACAACGACAGTAGCCAACGCGTTTACGCCAAGGTCAATAGAGGCTACTCTGTCACCTTTAGGCTTCTCAACTGAATCTTTTCTCTTTCGCCGTGGACGACGAGAGAGTCCTTCATTGGCTTACCGCTCTTCTTTGCTACAGTCCTACCAACGTCAACGAAATGTGGGCGTAAAAGTTGTTATCTTCAACGTGAATCTCCAGCCTACCTTGTACTCCAAACCACCTTAACCTACCTTCAAAGGGCATCTTCATTTCCCAATCCTTCAGAGAGATGACGCGTTTTTCCTCGTCAACTTCGTAGCGATCTTGCCTAACTACTAGGATTAATTTCCTCTTACCGCCTTCCAATAGCTTGGCGATAAGACGTGATTCACGAACGGTAGGTCTTTCTTTAGTAAGGAGAAGAAGGACGACCAAGTTGTTCTTCTGTAAAACTGCTTGAGCGTTAACTCCTAGAACCTTCTTGTACTTCTCCCACGCGTCATTGAGGTCCACTTTCTTTTCTTGATTGTTGTCTATCGTAGTTAATCTCGTTCCACAGCTTTGCTGTTGCGTCTGCCAACTTCCTCAATTTCCTCTGTTTACCCACTAGGGAAGAGCCTCACAACTGCGGTTTTGACGCTTCCGGCATTGCGGGAGTAATCTGGCTCCTCATCTTTAGTTCACCAAAGAAAGTTCCATAAAAGGAAATCGTTTTCATGTTAAAACCTTAACCCGCCAAGCGAGGTTTGTCTTATTACTTATCAGACCCAGTATTAATTAGATAGGAAATCAAGTTCAATATTATATAAAAATTTTTCTCTGTTTTCTTTTAAATTTAACGCATTGTTATATTAAAAATAGATCATACTTTAAACATGAATCCTTTTATTTCGTGAATAAAGAGATCCGTGTATCATAAAAACTTTTTAAGGAAAAAAAGGTTGACTATATAAATAAAAATGAAATGAAGTATCTCCACAAAGTTATGGGGTTGTTGGGGGTGTTTGCCATCTTAATATTATCTCAATTAGCGACGACTATAACAAATGCAAGCACGGGAACCACAAATCCCCCTATAGAAACACAGAATGTTAGAACCGTGATTTCAACATGTTGGGCTGTATACAACGGCAGTAATCCACATCATATAACTGAAGATAGACTAAACGTATATTACGCGAATGGTACTCATATTACGGGATCTGGCGTAACGCAGTTGCCCATAATTGTGGTTAATTTTGGAAGTGTAGCGGCTAACGGATGTTGGTATGAAGATGACGGTGGGCTGTCTGATCCTAATGGACCTACGATGGTTCAGTACATAAACATTACTAAATTACCGCCTAATACTTTTATCTATTGCGTATATCCAAGTGGCTATTGGGAATGCGACATGACTGGAAGTGTTACTACAACTGCAACTGCAAAGGTAGCGATTAATGTATTCAATTCATTTAGTGGTTGTATTACTTCAAGTGTCGCAGAAACATATTATGTCTATAGACTTGAAGGTCAAACGTATTTGCCACCGGGTGCTAATATGAATTATTTTATGGAGTGGAAGTGGGCTATCAATCAGTCTGGCCCCAATCCAGTAGCACAGACTGATTGGATATGGCCTACAAATACAATTATATTAACACCTGCTGCAGAGGGGTCAAATGGCTACTATTCTAATGCATATCCAATTCAATTTGTAGTAATGACAATTGGGCATTACTGGGAGACCGCCTTCCCTCGGAGTGAGGCATGTGTTGGTGTGGGATGTGGTGTGGGATGGGAGGTTTGTTTACCTGTGGGGTCTGTTTAGGTTAGGTGGGTGATTTGTTTATGAACACCTGGAAAACAGTCTCGTTAATATTAATTGCAGTAGTAGTTGTTGAGAGTGCCTTCCTATATAGTGTTGTCCAAAAAGTTACGGGCCATTCATTTAATGTTTCTGAACTTAATAGCCCTGCTTTCGCTTCTGTTCCTCACTACATTCAACCGCCTGTAGTAGGTAACTATTCCTTCATAATAAAAAATGGAATCAAGTTCTACTATTTTAACACTAGCAATTATACCCTAGTTACAGCTTTTGTCTTACTAAACTTATCTAAAGTTAAAGCAATGAAGGATTGGTTCTTACTTTACGTACCAATAGATGAAATGAGTACAGTACCAAGTGCGTTCTTTAATACTCCTCTAGCTAATGTGTCAATCGTAAATGATACAGTATTCTATGAGGACGGTTCTAGTTATCTCACCTTCGGAGTAAAAATTAAAATGCTTACAATAAACGAAATTTCTGGAGGAAAAGTAACATTCCTACTTCGTGGCCCACCAAAATCGGCTGCTGCATTAAATACTCTATTACTCAATACCGATCTAGTCGTAGTATTTAAGCTCTTAAATCAGTCAGTAATGCAAATGGAGTTTTACGTGATTCCTACAATAGATTTATACTTTCCCCCCAACGATTAAGGTAATTGTTTTTCTTTTTTACCATTTTTCTACGATGCTTTCTCCTTAAGCGATATAGCTTTCTATATGTCACGGGCCTTCGGTTTTTAGTCTGTAACTATAGCAACTATATATTGCATGAAGGCGGTATGGCCAAGATTGTAATACCCTGAATGGATAGAAGGATGAACTATTATCTATCCAGGAACTATAACGACGCCATTGTGGTAAGTAATGGAGGTATTAATCTATATTCACTTGCCAATTCACTAAATAAGTTTGAGCATAATGTAAATAAGGTAATAATCTTACTGCATCCGACTGTAGAGCTATGAAAGTAGCGTTTTCTGCCTTGAAGGATGTGCGGTCATAGTGCCGTTATGAAGGTAAAGTTTGTCGATACATTTTGCACTATTAGGAAGGGACACGTAGGAATATTTTAACTGGGTAATTATTGCGTTCATAAGAATACAATAAATCAAATTACATGGAAGTGATTTACTATGACGTTTTTATCCATATGGCGTCACTATATCCACACATCTTGAAGGAGGGAAAAAGCTTATTTCCTGTTATCGAAGAAGGTCTCATGAAATGGTTTAGAGGCAAAGACTTTAACATTCTTTCTGACCTGGAAAGACTAAACCTAACGTTACAGACTCGTAGAGCAGAAGAGGTATTTAAGGACATTGAAGTAGAGGCTAAGCTCAGTTCTACGCTCTCTGGGAACGACTTGATATCTCCATCTATTACGAGCAAGCTCTTCCCAGGACGTCCTCTGATAAATAAGAAGACAAACCTCGCCTTTTAAGCGGGGTTATCCTTACTTCATCTCTCAGGATAAGGGTAACAAGCTCACTTCAAATTTGGTCTTTTCGCAAGTTGGCGCATTAGTGAACAAACTCCACGAGTACGGCGTAAAGACGTACCTAGTGATTGAGTACAATACTTCACGGCTCTGCGCTTACCATAACGTTAAAGTAAAGAGAAGGCCTAGAGGGTCGTTAACTGTACTTTTGGCCATAAACTTCGTAGCGATGTTAATGGTGCACTAAACATTATGAAACTAGGAGTGAAGAAAATTGTCAACGCTTTGAGAAAACCTCTTTCCTTTCTCTTCACATCACGGAGTATCTCCCTTAAAGGGGAGTAACGCCTTAGACCTATGCAGAACCCTCGTAGGGCACGGAGTAGGTAAGCCTTGCCCACCCAAGCGTCTTCTTGCACACTGACGTGTATTCTCTTCGCCGTGGAAGTTTTTGCCTTATTTTATAAATTTAATAACGCCATTGTCTCTATCTAACTCATGGAGTATAACGTAAAGGACCTCTCGTTAGCCGAACAAGGGAGAAAACAGATTGAATGGGCGGAAATCCACATGCCTGCGTTAATGAGCATAAGGAAAGAGTTTGCCGAGTCCAAACCCCTTAAGGGCATAAGGATAGCTGCCGTTCTCCACGTCACAAAAGAGACGGCAGCTTTAGTGAGGACGCTTAAAGAGGCAGGTGCGGAGGTCTGGCTTGCGGGGAGTAACCCTCTCTCTACTCAAGACGACGTGGCAGCTTCCCTAGTGAAGCATGACGGTATACATGTCTTTGCGTGGAAAGGGGAAAGCGAGAAGGAGTATTACGATAATATTGAGGCGATAATTAAGCCCGAGCCAAACGTGGTCATGGACGACGGGGCCGACCTACACGCCGTGATCCACGAGAAACACAGGGACTTAAAGATCTTGGGGGGCACAGAGGAGACTACCACTGGGGTGGTTAGGCTCAAGACAATGGAGGAGCAGGGCGTACTGTTCTATCCAGTGATCGCTGTAAACAACGCCTTTACCAAGTACCTCTTCGACAATAGATTTGGCACTGGGCAGAGCGCCATAGACGGACTTCTTAGGGCTACCAACGTACTCATTGCAGGGAAGGTGGCTGTAGTAGCTGGGTACGGCTGGGTAGGGAGAGGGATAGCCTCTAGGCTGAGGGGCATGGGTGCTAGGGTGATTGTGGTAGAGGTAAGCCCTCTTAGGGCTCTTGAGGCGCTTATGGACGGCTTTGACGTAATGCCGATGAAGGAGGCGGCAAAGGTAGGGGACATCTTCATTACTGCCACTGGGAACATAAACGTGATATCCAGGGAGCACTTCCCCTTAATGAAAAGCGGGGCTATACTGGCCAACGCAGGGCACTTCAACGTCGAAATAGACGTAAAGGGGCTTAAGGAGATGGCCGTGTCTTCTAGGACAATAAGGCCCTATACTGAGGAGTACACGTTACCCAACGGGAACAAGCTCTACCTCCTGGCAGAGGGACGTTTAGTGAACTTGGCGGCAGCTGAAGGACACCCAAGCGAGGTAATGGACCTCAGCTTTTCTAACCAAGCGCTATCCGTTAAGTACATAGTGGAGAACAGGGGCAAGCTCGAGAGGAAGGTCTACAACGTACCATCTGAGATCGATGAAAGGGTGGCCTACCTCAAGCTGAAGGGAATGGGAATCGAAATAGAATCCATGACAGAGGAGCAGAAGGAGTACGCCAAGCAGTGGAAATACGGCACTTGATGGCCTGCACAACTCTTATAAAGGATAACTTTTTAGAAGATTAATGGTGGGCCCGTAGCTCAGCTAGGTAGAGCGCTCGGCTCATATGCTGGGCTGAGAGACCGAGTGGTCGAGGGTTCAAATCCCTCCGGGCCCACCTATACGGTAATTTTAAAATCCATACTCTTTAGTGGATTTAGACCCATATGTTTAAGGACAAGGATTTTCTCTATATAGAATACGTTGCCAAGATCAAAGACACTAACGAGGTAATTGACACAACGATGGAAGAGGAGGCAAAAAAGGCCAACATCTACAACCCGGACAAGAAGTACGGACCTCAGCTGGTTATTCTGGGCGAACACAGGGTAATCAAGGGACTAGAGGAGGCCCTCTACAACATGAACCTTAACGAGGAGAAGGTTATAGAAGTGCCCCCAGAAAAGGCTTACGGCGAGAGGGATCCCAGCAAGGTAAAGATTCTCTCGCTGGGAGAGGTGAAGAGGCAGGGGATAAACCCCTACCCTAACATGCTGGTGAGGCTTCAAGACGGTTCGCTTGCCACCGTGAAGAGCGTCAGTGGTGGGAGGGTCATCCTAGACCTCAATCACCCGTACGCTGGGAAGACGATAGTCTACCAGGTTAAGGTCGTTAAGCAATTGACTGACGAGAAGGAGAAAATAAACGCCCTAATGGAGAGATGGTTCGGGAGCAATCCCAAGTTGACGCTGGAGCTATCTGAGGACAAGAAGAGCGTTAACTTCGCCGTCTCTAAGGAGATATTCCTCCTCGAGGACATACAAATGAGGAAGTTCATGTTGGCTAAGGACATTATAACTTTTGTATTGCCGGAGTCAGCTGTGAGCTTTGTAGAGAAGTACGACAAGTCCGTTTTCTGATCATTCGATAACTCCCGTCTCTCTTGCTATTTTTTCCGCGGAGCTCCACGTTAATCCGCGATCTCCGAGTATAGTGTACCTTTCTGGCCTAATTGTATGGGCTATGGTTAAAGCCTTTATAATTACCTCGTCGGGTATTCCCAACTCTTTGGCTGTAAGCGGGAAGTCTATCCTCTTTAGGGCCCTCTTTATCTCCTTCCAGTTGATGCCATGGATGTAGGCCATCATAATAGTACCCACTCCAACTAGCTCCCCATGTAATGCAGGCCCTGGGTATAGCATTTCGACTGCGTGGGCGAACAAGTGCTCAGAACCGCTAGCTGGTCTAGTGCTTCCGGCCATTCCCATTGCTACACCACTACTTATTAAGGCCTCCATGAGTAGCCTTACTCCGTACTTCAAGTCCCTGTTTATGATCCTCGTACAGCTCAGCCCGTGCTTTGCAGATAGAATGGCCAAGGACGCTGTGTAATCCCCGTAATATTCTCCCCTGAGCTTTGAGGCAAGCCTCCAGTCCCTTACAGCTACGATTTTCCCAATTATGTCCCCTATGCCCGCGTTTATGAGCCTTCTGGGCGCAGAGCTCAACACATCTATGTCAGCTATTATGGCTATTGGTCCCTTTGC
Proteins encoded in this region:
- a CDS encoding transposase, translated to MVFSQVGALVNKLHEYGVKTYLVIEYNTSRLCAYHNVKVKRRPRGSLTVLLAINFVAMLMVH
- the ahcY gene encoding adenosylhomocysteinase; its protein translation is MEYNVKDLSLAEQGRKQIEWAEIHMPALMSIRKEFAESKPLKGIRIAAVLHVTKETAALVRTLKEAGAEVWLAGSNPLSTQDDVAASLVKHDGIHVFAWKGESEKEYYDNIEAIIKPEPNVVMDDGADLHAVIHEKHRDLKILGGTEETTTGVVRLKTMEEQGVLFYPVIAVNNAFTKYLFDNRFGTGQSAIDGLLRATNVLIAGKVAVVAGYGWVGRGIASRLRGMGARVIVVEVSPLRALEALMDGFDVMPMKEAAKVGDIFITATGNINVISREHFPLMKSGAILANAGHFNVEIDVKGLKEMAVSSRTIRPYTEEYTLPNGNKLYLLAEGRLVNLAAAEGHPSEVMDLSFSNQALSVKYIVENRGKLERKVYNVPSEIDERVAYLKLKGMGIEIESMTEEQKEYAKQWKYGT
- a CDS encoding peptidylprolyl isomerase, which codes for MFKDKDFLYIEYVAKIKDTNEVIDTTMEEEAKKANIYNPDKKYGPQLVILGEHRVIKGLEEALYNMNLNEEKVIEVPPEKAYGERDPSKVKILSLGEVKRQGINPYPNMLVRLQDGSLATVKSVSGGRVILDLNHPYAGKTIVYQVKVVKQLTDEKEKINALMERWFGSNPKLTLELSEDKKSVNFAVSKEIFLLEDIQMRKFMLAKDIITFVLPESAVSFVEKYDKSVF
- a CDS encoding NAD(P)-dependent glycerol-1-phosphate dehydrogenase; translated protein: MESNEHIIDLPKRIYVGNGIINKIDEYFEQLNLPAPFLIVTGPSVRKTVVSKILDKIGDKSVEVVEIEEANMDEVTRVEEFSKKLRSGSIIGVGGGKSIDVAKYVAFRLNQDFVSVPTAPSHDGITSPFASIRGLGKPVSVKAKGPIAIIADIDVLSSAPRRLINAGIGDIIGKIVAVRDWRLASKLRGEYYGDYTASLAILSAKHGLSCTRIINRDLKYGVRLLMEALISSGVAMGMAGSTRPASGSEHLFAHAVEMLYPGPALHGELVGVGTIMMAYIHGINWKEIKRALKRIDFPLTAKELGIPDEVIIKALTIAHTIRPERYTILGDRGLTWSSAEKIARETGVIE